One Algibacter sp. L3A6 genomic region harbors:
- the upp gene encoding uracil phosphoribosyltransferase, which yields MHIHHLSEQNSVLNTFLSEMRNIDIQKDSMRFRRNIERIGEILGYEMSKSFNFKAATIQTPLGDCVINEIDNNIVLCSILRAGVPLHNGLLNYFDTAENAFISAYRHHKHEPESFEIIVEYLACPSLENKTLILADPMLATGQSMLATFEALQPFGTPKEVHLACIIGAQEGADFVENHFDKNTHLWIAAIDEKLNDKGYIIPGLGDAGDLAFGAKLQQ from the coding sequence ATGCATATTCATCATTTATCTGAACAAAACTCGGTACTCAACACGTTTCTTTCTGAAATGAGAAACATTGACATTCAAAAAGACAGTATGCGTTTCCGTAGAAATATTGAGCGTATAGGTGAAATTTTAGGTTATGAAATGAGCAAATCTTTCAATTTTAAAGCCGCTACAATACAAACACCTTTGGGAGATTGTGTTATTAATGAAATTGATAATAACATTGTGCTCTGTTCTATTTTAAGAGCGGGCGTACCTTTACACAACGGCTTGCTAAATTATTTTGACACTGCCGAAAACGCCTTTATTTCTGCTTACCGACACCATAAACATGAGCCGGAAAGTTTTGAAATTATAGTAGAATATTTAGCGTGCCCAAGCTTAGAAAACAAAACACTAATTCTGGCAGACCCTATGTTGGCAACAGGACAATCTATGCTTGCTACTTTTGAAGCTTTACAACCATTTGGAACACCAAAAGAAGTACATTTAGCTTGTATAATTGGCGCACAAGAAGGTGCCGATTTTGTTGAAAACCATTTTGACAAAAACACCCATTTATGGATAGCTGCTATTGATGAAAAACTGAATGATAAAGGCTATATAATACCAGGACTTGGTGATGCGGGCGATTTAGCTTTTGGTGCAAAACTACAGCAATAG
- the purD gene encoding phosphoribosylamine--glycine ligase, translating to MNILILGSGGREHTFAWKIAQSPLCNKLFVAPGNSGTANVATNVNIGVTDFDAIKELVLDKQIDMVVVGPEDPLVQGVHDFFLNDDAIKHVSVIGPQKVAAELEGSKEFAKEFLYRHNIPTAAYESFTKETVEDGYNFLETLNAPYVLKADGLAAGKGVVILNDLDEAKAELKSMLVDAKFGEASNKVVIEEFLDGIELSCFVLTDGENYKILPTAKDYKRIGEGDTGLNTGGMGAVSPVPFATDEFLSKIEERIVKPTISGFKKDNLPYVGFVFIGLIKVGKDPKVIEYNVRMGDPETEVVLPRLKNDFVEILQAMANGTLDTINIEIDERAATTIMLVSGGYPEAYEKGKEIKGVDTIEGSIAFHAGAQLQDGKIVTSGGRVMAITSYGDTYQEAIKKSYQNIDKLHFDKMNYRKDIGFDL from the coding sequence ATGAACATATTAATTCTTGGTTCAGGCGGAAGAGAACACACATTTGCTTGGAAAATTGCTCAAAGTCCTTTATGTAATAAGCTTTTTGTAGCTCCTGGAAATTCAGGTACGGCAAATGTAGCAACTAATGTAAATATTGGTGTTACCGATTTTGACGCGATTAAAGAATTAGTGTTAGACAAACAAATCGATATGGTTGTTGTTGGTCCTGAAGATCCTTTAGTACAAGGTGTTCACGATTTTTTCTTAAATGATGATGCTATAAAACACGTGTCTGTAATTGGGCCACAAAAAGTAGCAGCAGAATTAGAGGGAAGTAAAGAATTTGCAAAAGAATTTTTATACCGCCACAACATTCCAACGGCAGCTTACGAGAGTTTTACAAAAGAAACCGTTGAGGATGGTTATAATTTTTTAGAAACCTTAAACGCTCCGTACGTGTTGAAAGCCGATGGTTTAGCTGCAGGAAAAGGTGTTGTTATTCTTAATGATTTAGATGAAGCTAAAGCAGAATTAAAAAGCATGTTGGTTGATGCTAAATTTGGAGAAGCTAGTAATAAAGTAGTTATCGAAGAATTTTTAGACGGAATAGAATTAAGCTGTTTTGTATTAACCGATGGAGAAAACTACAAGATATTACCAACTGCAAAAGATTACAAGCGTATTGGTGAAGGTGATACAGGTTTAAATACAGGTGGAATGGGAGCTGTTTCTCCAGTGCCTTTTGCTACAGATGAATTTTTAAGCAAAATAGAAGAACGTATTGTAAAGCCAACAATTAGTGGTTTTAAGAAAGATAATCTACCTTATGTAGGTTTTGTATTTATTGGTCTTATTAAAGTTGGAAAAGATCCAAAAGTTATTGAATATAACGTGCGTATGGGGGATCCGGAAACGGAAGTTGTTTTACCTAGATTAAAGAATGATTTTGTTGAAATTCTACAAGCTATGGCAAACGGTACTTTAGATACTATTAACATTGAAATAGACGAGCGTGCTGCAACAACTATTATGTTAGTATCTGGTGGATATCCAGAAGCTTATGAGAAGGGTAAAGAAATTAAGGGTGTTGATACTATTGAAGGTTCTATCGCTTTTCATGCGGGAGCACAATTGCAAGATGGTAAAATTGTAACTTCTGGTGGACGCGTTATGGCTATTACATCGTATGGAGATACGTACCAAGAGGCCATAAAAAAATCTTACCAAAATATAGATAAACTACATTTTGATAAGATGAATTATCGTAAAGATATTGGATTCGATTTATAG
- a CDS encoding undecaprenyl-phosphate glucose phosphotransferase → MFKQSRYSGFITPISYLLDLSIIIGCVFLFSINITHIYGFLSYVGVFWIIIAFTSHFYEVHRHTRIVQIVALLFRQMLFFAIILYAFIGVFKQPNISRLELGNYLICVFLLISFFKFLIFVLLNKYRSTLGGNIRNVIVIGDNEKTRQLINIFNKRQDFGYKFQKQFTVKDDDFSLQKCFNYVIENDINEIYSSVAELSNKQINRLADFADNNLRELKFIPDNKDIYSRKLKYEYYDYIPILSFRSIPIQEPVSKFVKRVFDILLASSIIVFVLSWLTPIIAILIKLESKGPVFFKQSRNGFNYKEFDCYKFRSMTPNEDAHLHQATKGDMRITKMGAFIRKTSIDELPQFFNVLFGDMSVVGPRPHMVSHTNLYARKVDKFMVRHFVKPGITGLAQVSGMRGEIEEDKDIINRVKYDIFYIENWSLLLDIKIVIQTFVNAIKGEEKAY, encoded by the coding sequence ATGTTTAAACAAAGCAGATATTCGGGTTTTATAACGCCTATTTCCTACTTATTAGATTTAAGTATTATTATTGGTTGCGTATTTTTGTTCTCAATAAATATTACACATATATATGGTTTCTTAAGTTATGTTGGTGTTTTCTGGATTATTATAGCATTTACAAGTCATTTTTATGAAGTACATAGACATACTAGAATAGTTCAAATAGTTGCTTTGCTTTTTAGACAAATGTTGTTTTTTGCTATAATTCTTTATGCTTTTATTGGCGTTTTTAAACAACCAAACATTAGTAGACTCGAATTAGGTAATTATCTAATATGTGTGTTTTTATTAATTAGTTTTTTTAAGTTTCTTATTTTCGTTTTGTTGAATAAGTATAGGTCAACTTTAGGGGGGAATATTAGGAATGTTATAGTAATTGGAGATAACGAAAAAACACGACAGTTAATTAATATTTTCAACAAACGACAAGATTTTGGATACAAATTCCAAAAACAATTTACAGTTAAGGATGACGATTTCTCACTTCAGAAGTGTTTTAACTATGTTATTGAAAATGATATCAACGAAATATATTCATCAGTAGCCGAATTATCTAATAAGCAGATAAACAGATTAGCCGATTTTGCAGATAATAACTTGCGCGAGCTAAAGTTTATACCAGACAATAAAGATATCTATTCTAGAAAATTGAAATATGAATATTACGATTATATTCCAATTTTATCATTCCGTAGTATTCCAATACAAGAACCGGTAAGTAAATTTGTTAAACGCGTTTTTGATATTTTATTGGCGTCTTCTATAATTGTATTTGTTCTATCTTGGTTAACTCCAATAATAGCTATTTTAATAAAACTGGAGTCAAAAGGGCCTGTATTCTTTAAGCAATCTAGAAATGGTTTCAATTATAAGGAATTCGATTGTTATAAATTTAGGTCTATGACGCCTAATGAAGATGCGCATTTGCATCAAGCGACCAAAGGTGATATGCGTATAACAAAAATGGGGGCTTTTATTCGTAAAACGAGTATAGATGAGCTGCCTCAGTTTTTTAACGTGCTCTTTGGAGATATGTCTGTTGTTGGGCCAAGGCCTCACATGGTAAGCCATACTAACTTGTATGCCCGTAAAGTTGATAAATTTATGGTGCGCCATTTTGTAAAGCCTGGGATTACAGGTTTAGCTCAGGTAAGTGGTATGCGTGGAGAAATAGAAGAAGATAAGGATATTATAAATCGTGTAAAATATGATATCTTTTATATTGAAAACTGGTCGTTGCTGCTCGATATTAAAATTGTGATACAAACCTTTGTAAATGCAATAAAAGGCGAAGAGAAGGCTTATTAA
- a CDS encoding UDP-glucuronic acid decarboxylase family protein yields MKKILITGAAGFLGSHLCDRFIKEGYYVIGMDNYITGDKKNLLHLEGNINFEFVEHDITEFINIEKDLDYILHFASPASPIDYLKIPIQTLKVGSLGTHNLLGLAKDKNARILIASTSEVYGDPLVHPQTEGYYGNVNTIGPRGVYDEAKRFQEAITMAYHRFHGVETRIVRIFNTYGPRMRLNDGRVIPAFMGQALRGEDLTIFGDGSQTRSFCYVDDQVEGIFRLLLSDYVEPVNIGNPHEITIKEFAEEIIKLTGTTQKTIYQDLPVNDPLQRQPNITLAKKLLNWEPKVNRAEGMKMTFDYFKSLSSEELLKRDHKDFAKHMKK; encoded by the coding sequence ATGAAAAAAATTTTAATAACAGGAGCTGCGGGTTTTTTAGGGTCTCATTTGTGTGATAGATTTATAAAAGAAGGTTACTATGTGATTGGAATGGATAATTATATTACTGGCGACAAGAAAAATTTACTTCACTTAGAAGGAAATATTAATTTCGAATTTGTTGAGCATGATATTACTGAGTTTATAAATATTGAGAAAGATTTAGATTATATTTTGCATTTTGCTTCTCCAGCAAGCCCAATAGATTATTTGAAAATACCAATTCAAACGTTAAAAGTGGGTTCTTTGGGGACACACAATTTATTGGGTTTAGCAAAAGATAAGAATGCTAGAATATTAATTGCCTCTACATCAGAAGTTTATGGGGACCCTCTAGTACATCCGCAAACAGAGGGATATTACGGCAACGTAAATACTATTGGTCCAAGAGGAGTATACGACGAGGCTAAGCGTTTTCAAGAAGCTATTACTATGGCTTACCATAGGTTTCATGGAGTTGAAACCAGGATAGTGCGTATTTTTAATACTTATGGTCCAAGAATGAGACTGAATGATGGTCGTGTTATACCTGCTTTTATGGGACAGGCATTAAGAGGTGAAGATTTAACAATTTTTGGTGATGGCTCTCAAACAAGATCGTTTTGTTATGTAGATGATCAGGTGGAAGGTATTTTTAGGTTGTTATTAAGTGATTATGTAGAACCTGTAAATATTGGGAATCCACACGAAATAACTATTAAAGAATTTGCTGAAGAAATAATTAAGTTAACCGGTACGACACAAAAAACGATTTATCAAGATTTACCTGTAAACGATCCTCTTCAAAGGCAACCAAATATTACATTAGCAAAGAAGTTGCTAAATTGGGAGCCAAAAGTAAATAGGGCAGAAGGAATGAAGATGACATTTGATTACTTTAAAAGTTTATCGTCAGAAGAGTTGTTAAAAAGAGATCATAAGGATTTTGCAAAGCATATGAAAAAATAG
- a CDS encoding glycosyltransferase family 2 protein: MTTSVTIITPMFNSEDFISETINSVISQTYKNWELILIDDCSSDSTLKIIQPFLEIHTNIKLLKNEVNSGAAVSRNKGVQLAKGDYIAFLDADDLWHPKKLETQIAFMQKENCHVSFTSYQLINQDGKLLNTEVKALKRLSYPKLLKSNYVGNLTGVYNAKVLGEITAPNLRKRQDWLLWLAAIKKSGKDARGVQEPLAYYRVHQNSMSANKLSLVKHNYWVYKKGLGFSTLKSTWCMLVFLREHFFVKSKQIVKLNKS; this comes from the coding sequence TTGACAACTTCAGTTACTATTATAACGCCCATGTTTAATTCTGAAGATTTTATTTCAGAAACTATAAACAGTGTTATAAGTCAAACCTACAAAAACTGGGAACTTATTTTAATAGATGATTGTTCTAGCGATAGTACTTTAAAAATAATTCAACCCTTTTTAGAAATACATACCAATATAAAACTTCTTAAAAATGAAGTGAATTCTGGTGCTGCTGTTTCTCGGAATAAAGGGGTTCAACTTGCAAAGGGCGATTACATTGCGTTTTTAGATGCCGATGATTTATGGCACCCTAAAAAACTTGAAACTCAAATTGCTTTCATGCAAAAAGAAAACTGTCATGTTTCTTTTACGAGTTACCAATTAATTAATCAAGATGGGAAATTACTAAACACAGAAGTTAAAGCGCTAAAGCGCTTAAGTTATCCCAAACTTTTAAAAAGTAATTACGTTGGAAATTTAACTGGTGTGTATAACGCTAAAGTTTTGGGTGAAATAACAGCTCCTAATCTAAGAAAACGTCAAGACTGGCTCTTATGGTTGGCTGCAATTAAAAAGTCCGGAAAAGACGCTAGAGGTGTTCAAGAGCCCTTAGCTTATTACCGTGTGCATCAAAATTCTATGTCTGCTAATAAATTGAGCTTAGTAAAACATAATTATTGGGTTTATAAAAAAGGGCTAGGCTTTTCTACTTTAAAATCAACTTGGTGTATGTTGGTGTTTTTGAGAGAACATTTTTTTGTGAAATCGAAGCAAATTGTTAAGCTAAATAAGAGCTGA
- a CDS encoding O-antigen ligase family protein, translating into MVVDNKNKEYLITNILVLLVVVMPFNPIILAPLVLGLLLVVFLAIGDKKQKRSYIKRYKIGLLTPLYGLFGVLGMFYSFQKGISYDRVSFLIPLIVIPLLLICLNIHLNKLIIIKKAFIYACFVFCLLAFTTLFYNYVVNFQHRLNYNFIQRSMYHYHYPYDVLYVNSAVIFLLFSNFRPIFKGVVYVVFFIFIILSGVRMGLVCFVLISFSFAICNYKSFINIKSLIGLVIGIILAIVLITSSRYVNDKFFDSIEKLGLNISGQVSDIGAKYHDISIRNKLWRSSVEALNGHELLGYGPKGSRDALNRVYEKNTYNNILNFNSHNQYITTTLNHGYIGLSLLLSILFIAFFYILKTKNLELGLLLLIVIMSFFTESILERQKGVFFFGFFITLIFIEIKNRATVKVTA; encoded by the coding sequence ATGGTAGTTGATAATAAAAATAAGGAATATTTAATAACGAACATTCTTGTTCTTTTGGTTGTTGTAATGCCATTTAATCCTATTATATTGGCTCCATTAGTGTTAGGTTTATTGCTTGTTGTCTTTTTAGCAATAGGAGATAAGAAGCAAAAACGAAGTTACATTAAGAGGTATAAAATTGGTTTATTGACGCCGTTATATGGTTTGTTCGGGGTTTTAGGGATGTTTTATTCTTTTCAAAAAGGGATTAGTTATGATAGGGTGTCTTTTTTAATCCCTTTGATTGTAATACCGTTGCTATTAATTTGTTTAAATATTCATTTAAATAAATTAATAATAATTAAAAAAGCTTTTATTTATGCATGTTTCGTGTTTTGTTTATTAGCATTTACTACTTTGTTTTATAATTATGTAGTTAACTTTCAACACAGATTAAACTATAATTTTATACAGCGGTCAATGTATCATTATCATTACCCTTATGACGTTTTGTATGTAAATAGCGCTGTTATATTTTTATTGTTTTCTAACTTTAGACCAATTTTTAAAGGTGTTGTATATGTTGTTTTTTTCATTTTTATTATATTGTCTGGGGTAAGAATGGGGTTAGTTTGCTTTGTGTTAATATCCTTTAGTTTCGCAATTTGTAATTATAAATCTTTTATTAATATTAAATCCTTGATAGGGTTAGTGATTGGAATTATTTTAGCCATTGTATTAATTACTTCTAGTAGATATGTAAATGATAAGTTTTTTGATAGCATCGAGAAACTAGGTCTAAATATCAGTGGGCAGGTTTCTGATATCGGAGCGAAATATCATGATATATCAATACGGAATAAGTTATGGAGATCTAGTGTTGAGGCTTTAAATGGACACGAATTACTAGGGTATGGTCCTAAAGGCTCTAGAGATGCATTAAACAGGGTTTATGAAAAAAATACTTATAATAATATTTTGAATTTTAATTCGCACAATCAATATATAACTACAACATTAAATCATGGTTATATTGGGTTATCATTGCTTCTTTCAATTTTATTTATTGCTTTTTTTTATATTTTAAAAACAAAGAATCTAGAGCTGGGTCTACTACTTTTAATTGTTATTATGTCTTTTTTTACAGAATCTATTTTGGAACGACAAAAAGGTGTTTTCTTTTTTGGCTTTTTTATAACTTTAATTTTTATCGAAATAAAAAACAGGGCTACTGTTAAAGTTACCGCTTAG
- a CDS encoding phenylacetate--CoA ligase family protein — protein MLNLFNLSLKLKGFPIKEAQTFLKTIKKKQELDFDTYLETSKQVIVNHHLKHNPFYRDLAKHADVNDWGTLPVMTKYDLQQPLEQRLSNGFSTKNVFINKTSGSSGTPFVFAKDKFCHALIWSNFIDRYSWFNLDLNRCKQARFYGIPLDKKGYYKERIKDELSNRFRFSVFNLSDEQLAKNVEKFRNTSFDYINGYTSSIVQFAKYLEQKHVVLKTICPSLKACIVTSEMLFATDKTLLETQLGIPIINEYGAAELGLIAFQNKKDEWIVNTEDLFIEILDDKNNALPYGEEGRVVITSLYNKAHAFIRYDLGDIGMLSKISTPQKPILEKLIGRTSDLVKLPSGKKAAGLTFYYVTKTIIENTGNVKEFIIEQLKLDTFKISYVSKTPLTEKHTTEIKKAISKYLEPNLVVKFERKEELTRSKSGKLKQFSSYLA, from the coding sequence ATTTTGAATTTATTCAACTTGTCTTTAAAATTAAAAGGCTTCCCGATAAAGGAAGCTCAAACCTTTTTGAAAACAATTAAAAAAAAGCAGGAATTAGATTTTGATACATATCTTGAAACATCAAAACAAGTTATTGTTAACCACCATTTAAAACATAATCCGTTTTATAGAGACTTAGCAAAACATGCAGACGTGAATGATTGGGGCACATTACCAGTTATGACCAAGTATGACTTACAGCAACCTTTAGAACAAAGGCTTTCTAATGGTTTTTCAACTAAAAACGTTTTTATAAATAAAACTTCAGGCTCATCGGGCACACCCTTTGTTTTTGCTAAAGATAAATTTTGCCATGCTTTAATTTGGTCTAATTTTATCGATAGATATAGTTGGTTTAATTTAGATTTAAATCGATGTAAACAGGCAAGGTTTTATGGCATTCCGTTAGATAAAAAAGGCTATTACAAAGAACGTATCAAGGATGAATTAAGTAATCGTTTTAGGTTTTCGGTTTTCAATTTAAGCGATGAGCAACTAGCAAAGAATGTAGAAAAATTCAGAAACACATCTTTCGATTATATTAATGGTTATACAAGTTCTATTGTTCAATTTGCAAAATATTTAGAGCAAAAACATGTTGTATTAAAAACTATTTGCCCATCATTAAAAGCTTGCATTGTTACTTCTGAAATGCTTTTTGCTACAGATAAAACCCTTTTAGAAACACAACTGGGCATCCCTATTATTAACGAATATGGTGCTGCAGAACTTGGTTTAATTGCTTTCCAAAATAAAAAAGACGAGTGGATTGTAAATACCGAAGATTTATTTATTGAAATTCTAGACGACAAGAACAATGCTCTGCCTTACGGCGAAGAAGGACGCGTCGTTATTACGTCGCTTTACAATAAAGCCCATGCCTTTATTCGATACGATTTAGGCGATATTGGTATGCTATCTAAAATAAGTACACCACAAAAACCCATACTAGAGAAATTAATAGGACGAACTAGCGATTTAGTTAAACTCCCTAGTGGAAAAAAAGCTGCGGGACTTACATTTTACTACGTTACAAAAACCATTATAGAAAACACCGGTAACGTAAAAGAGTTTATTATTGAGCAACTAAAATTGGATACTTTTAAAATTAGTTATGTTAGTAAAACTCCTTTAACAGAAAAACATACTACCGAAATCAAAAAGGCCATTTCGAAATATTTAGAACCAAACCTTGTTGTAAAATTTGAAAGAAAAGAAGAACTAACACGTTCTAAAAGCGGAAAACTAAAGCAATTCAGCTCTTATTTAGCTTAA
- a CDS encoding DUF6341 family protein, whose protein sequence is MKDFFYAIQDLFVNVLLTPMDALKALELENWFAASTISWIFVIIGFAAMVYWMLQLKSFSDNNEEDKSISAHSYL, encoded by the coding sequence ATGAAAGATTTCTTTTACGCAATACAGGATTTATTTGTTAATGTTCTTTTAACTCCTATGGATGCTTTAAAAGCTTTAGAACTTGAAAACTGGTTCGCAGCAAGTACTATTTCTTGGATTTTTGTAATCATTGGCTTTGCAGCTATGGTTTACTGGATGTTACAATTAAAAAGCTTTAGCGATAACAATGAGGAAGATAAAAGTATCTCTGCTCATTCTTACCTATAA
- a CDS encoding glycosyltransferase, whose product MNRIKIIHILNSVGGVDVSLRLILENIESTKFESIVIHGRDDTKTPYIDNLGNPVKDYKLPIQRDISVVRDFNAIRETLKIIKKEQPNLIHAHSAKGGIIAKTVTTFLKIPVLHTPQAYSFLSAENIFKKKIFLFVEKLFIGSNNKILASSTSEQNRAVKEVGYPIEKALLFNNSINPISKIEPLSIPKTWPDNYICSVGRPSFQKNIELMLDVLAEIKTSINDIHLVLMGVGYHAPNLEEVNKKIKRLNLGPNITLLEWTSRADIFNIIKASKLYLTTARYEGLPYSVIESLALGKPIVATDADGNRDLVEEGYNGHLIFNENISELADAVVGIINCDKKNNEFTNNSLKMFYNKFDITKNIKILEEIYIKNKKIKK is encoded by the coding sequence ATGAATAGGATTAAAATAATACATATACTCAATTCGGTTGGAGGCGTAGATGTTTCTTTAAGACTGATTTTAGAAAACATAGAAAGTACTAAATTTGAAAGTATTGTTATACATGGTAGAGATGATACAAAAACACCTTACATTGATAATTTAGGAAATCCTGTTAAAGATTACAAGTTACCAATACAAAGGGATATTAGTGTAGTAAGAGATTTTAATGCTATCAGGGAGACATTGAAAATTATAAAAAAAGAACAACCAAATCTTATCCATGCACATAGCGCTAAAGGAGGGATTATCGCGAAAACTGTGACAACATTTTTGAAAATACCCGTTCTCCATACACCACAAGCATATTCTTTTTTAAGTGCTGAAAATATTTTTAAAAAGAAAATATTTTTATTCGTTGAAAAACTATTTATTGGATCTAATAATAAAATTCTAGCTTCTTCTACATCAGAACAAAATAGAGCAGTTAAAGAAGTTGGTTACCCAATTGAGAAAGCATTATTGTTTAATAATTCGATAAACCCTATCAGTAAAATAGAGCCGTTATCAATTCCTAAAACATGGCCAGATAATTACATTTGTTCAGTAGGACGGCCTTCATTTCAGAAGAACATTGAATTAATGCTAGATGTTTTAGCTGAAATTAAAACCTCCATTAATGATATTCACCTTGTATTAATGGGTGTAGGGTATCACGCACCAAATTTGGAGGAAGTCAATAAGAAGATAAAGCGACTAAATTTAGGTCCAAACATAACACTCTTAGAGTGGACTTCTAGAGCAGATATTTTTAATATTATTAAGGCATCAAAATTGTATCTAACTACGGCGCGATATGAAGGATTACCTTATTCGGTTATTGAAAGCTTAGCTCTGGGTAAACCTATTGTGGCTACAGATGCAGATGGAAATAGAGATTTAGTTGAGGAAGGGTATAATGGACATTTAATTTTTAACGAAAATATTTCAGAACTTGCGGACGCAGTAGTTGGAATTATTAATTGTGATAAAAAAAACAATGAGTTTACAAATAACTCATTAAAGATGTTTTATAATAAATTTGATATTACAAAAAACATAAAGATATTGGAAGAGATATATATTAAAAATAAAAAAATAAAAAAATAA
- a CDS encoding DUF4254 domain-containing protein — protein MFTTKANKIFQEVIAKYHIINTVDQPFTNAYAESDLLEHLLYRKCWIDTVQWHYEDIIRDPQIDPVAALTLKRKIDASNQDRTDMVEYIDSYFLEKYKGVVVKEGATINTESPAWGVDRLSILALKVYHMNEEATRTDATDSHRAACQTKLDILLEQRVDLSTAIDTLLADIEKGDKYMKVYKQMKMYNDDELNPVLRGQK, from the coding sequence ATGTTTACAACTAAAGCTAATAAAATTTTTCAAGAGGTTATTGCAAAATACCACATTATTAATACAGTCGATCAGCCTTTTACTAACGCTTACGCGGAAAGTGATTTGCTAGAGCATTTACTATATAGAAAATGTTGGATTGATACAGTGCAATGGCATTATGAAGATATTATTCGTGACCCACAAATAGATCCTGTTGCAGCGTTAACTTTAAAACGTAAAATCGATGCATCAAACCAAGATAGAACGGATATGGTGGAATATATCGACAGTTATTTTCTTGAGAAATACAAGGGTGTTGTGGTTAAAGAGGGTGCAACTATCAATACAGAAAGTCCAGCTTGGGGTGTAGATCGTTTATCGATTTTGGCATTAAAAGTATACCATATGAATGAGGAGGCAACACGTACAGATGCTACCGATAGTCACAGAGCAGCTTGCCAGACGAAACTAGATATTTTGTTAGAGCAACGTGTAGATTTGTCTACAGCAATTGATACGCTTTTAGCCGATATTGAAAAAGGTGATAAATACATGAAGGTGTACAAACAAATGAAAATGTACAATGACGACGAATTAAACCCAGTTTTAAGAGGGCAAAAATAA
- a CDS encoding DUF6427 family protein gives MITSIFSKSQPINFIIVFFITLLAFVVGRLGLPTEHFTALFILEELGLFCVCYASILLVNFIVSKNSLSRKSNYEILLFSLFLFTLTQTTSNINILFSNFFVLLGLRRVISLRSQIEVNKKLFDASFWFAIAALFYFWAILFFLLILVSLAFYNDIKINHWVIPFIGVATVFIIASGVSIVLYDSFFDTFKSLPEISLNLNSYNSAAYIVAITILLSFGIWSSLYYINSIKEKKKAFRVSFKSILISAIIGSAIVILAPVKDGSEFLFVFAPLAIIITNYIEIIEDKWFREIFLAILFILPFVLLLL, from the coding sequence ATGATTACAAGTATTTTTAGTAAATCTCAACCAATAAATTTCATTATCGTATTTTTCATTACGTTATTGGCATTTGTTGTGGGTAGATTAGGTTTACCAACCGAACACTTCACAGCGCTTTTTATCTTAGAAGAACTGGGGCTGTTTTGTGTATGTTATGCTTCTATTTTACTTGTTAATTTTATAGTTAGTAAAAACAGTTTAAGCAGAAAAAGTAACTACGAAATCTTGTTATTTAGCTTGTTTTTATTCACATTAACACAAACTACAAGTAATATTAATATTCTGTTTTCTAACTTTTTTGTATTATTGGGTTTACGGCGTGTTATAAGCTTACGTTCTCAAATTGAGGTGAATAAAAAATTATTTGATGCCTCATTTTGGTTTGCTATAGCTGCTTTATTTTACTTTTGGGCCATCTTGTTTTTTCTATTAATTTTAGTATCTTTAGCGTTTTACAATGATATAAAAATAAACCATTGGGTAATTCCGTTTATAGGAGTTGCAACGGTTTTTATTATCGCTTCAGGTGTTTCTATTGTACTTTACGATAGTTTTTTCGATACGTTTAAGAGCTTGCCAGAAATAAGTTTAAACCTTAATAGTTACAATTCTGCGGCATATATTGTTGCCATAACTATTCTATTATCGTTTGGTATTTGGTCGTCTTTGTACTATATAAATAGTATTAAAGAAAAGAAAAAAGCATTTAGAGTTTCCTTTAAATCTATTTTAATTTCGGCAATAATAGGTAGTGCAATAGTGATATTAGCTCCAGTTAAAGACGGTAGTGAGTTTTTATTTGTTTTTGCTCCGTTGGCTATAATTATTACTAATTACATTGAGATTATAGAAGATAAATGGTTTAGAGAAATATTCCTTGCCATTTTATTTATTTTACCTTTTGTACTGCTATTGCTGTAG